From the Hordeum vulgare subsp. vulgare chromosome 1H, MorexV3_pseudomolecules_assembly, whole genome shotgun sequence genome, the window agagccatattactttgtcttctcctttgtggttGCCTGCAGatccaacttagtccaatgcacgagcgctcttattattgttcacatcgttcgatcgtgcaaatgaaaggcaataatgatgatatatgatgaagtgtctgagactggaaaagctggtatgaactctatctatttgtttttgtaaatatgactagcttgtcatgcctgattcagctttgttgtgagagaaccatgtttgcaatgacaacttagagatcatagtttctgatgtcatgcttaactagctgagagtttataatggtttgtcttgaatgccaacatagattttgagatgactatgatgtagtatgataggatggtattctcctttgaatgattcaagtggcttgacttggcgcacgttcatgcatgtagttgaaacaaaatcaacatagcctctatgatgttcgtgttcatggtgatttatatcttgttcatgcttgcattcaatgttagccaaactcattgcatcttgatgactgttatcgctctctagttggtcgcttccgagtcttttgctagccttcacttgtactaagcggaatactgcttgtgcatccacttccataaacccaaaaaaaattcatgagagtccaccatacctacctatttgcggtatttacctgccgttctaagtaaatttgcatgtgccactctctaaaccttcaaggaataatctgttttgcatgcccgaaccgctcatgtggtgacaggggctattggtatcttccatgctatgagTGTTATCCTcggcatgtgtttattcactgtcattcacgagaaaggggccggtaattgggatgcccagttccacgcttaaatcgaaaacataactgtaaaacaagactccccccggattgatgttagtatggacggtacccgaggattcggctagccgtggagtgtgattgattggtggagggggagttaaaactttacttttttgttcgggaaccgcctatagcatgagtagcatggaagatattgagaactcttggtcattgcattgacaatgaaagcatgccacccaaaattattatctctgttttcaaagcttgagctctggcacctctacaaatcaatgcttccctctgcgaagggcctgtctatttattttcctgttgagtcatcctcttcttatataagcaccaattagagagcacctctgtcatttttatgctttgcttttgattgttattgagtatgactatgactggatcttcgttgctatgaattataatgtttagtcagcccttgatctttgaaagtgctctgcatttatgttttgcggtctcagaaagagctagcgagataccacctattcatattgcttcatgcttgttttgattgaagtgttggtatttgaaactcgttattatttgctcgttagatgattatgccattgatattagtttaccgtgagacctttgagtcacttgcttatgtggttaacttgtgatcttgctgaaattctggttatgagttagacatagttgcaacaacaagatcaagcagagtttgtcaaagtttttctttctctctcagtttgtcaactgagttgcttgaggacaagcaaggttttaagcttgggagttgatacgtctccatcgtatctacttttccaaactcttttggccttgttttggactctaatttgcatgatttgaatggaactaaactgggactaacgccgttttcagcagaattgccttggtgttgtttttgtgcagaaatgaaagttctcagaacgtcctgaaaatttatggagaatatttttggaaaatatgaaaaatacatgcgcaaagatccaccggaggggatgggccagtgggccacaagccctatagctgccaccccctggtggcggctagcaagcttgtggggcccacgtggctctgccgcccccaattccagctctataaattcactttcgtcccagaaaaaatcaagaaagaagatttcgtcgcgtttgcgatacggaggcgccaccacatcctgttcttcatctggaggacagatctggagtccgttttgggctccgaagaggggaaatcgtcgccatcgtcatcatcaaccttcttccctctccaattccatgaagctcttcgtcgttcgtgagtaatatattcgtaggctcactgggcggtgatgagtaggatgagatctatcatgtaatcgagttagttttgacggggattgatccctagtatccactatgttctgagattgatgttgctactactttgccatgcttaatgcttgtcactagggcccgagtgccatgatttcagatctgaaattattatgttgtcaccaatatatgtgttttttagatccgatcttgcaagttgtagttacctactatgtgttatgacccgacaaccccggagtgacaataaccggaaccactcccggtgatgaccatagtttgaggagttcatgtgttcaccaagtgctaatgtgttggtccggttctttattaaaaggagaaccttaatatcccgtagtttccttttggaccccgctgccacgggagggatggacaatagatgtcatgcaagttcttttccctaagcacgtatgacgacacacggaatgcatgcctacatcacattgacgaacaggagctagacacatatctctccgtgttataactgttgcatgatgaatatcatccaaacaaatcaccgacccattgcctacgagtttgtcccactgttgttgttacttgttttgctctgttgctgttacttgctactgttgttacttgctaccgttgttatcatactactttgctactcatactttgcttgcagatactaatctttcaggtgtggttgaatctgacacattcagctgctaatacttgagagtatcctttcacttcctgtcgggcgaaccaacaaatttgggttgaatactctatcctcgaaaactgcctcggtcccacgcgctggtgggttattgcaagacaatttctaattgttgagcaatcgagaatagcagtcGTCTAGCCATTGCTAGAGATTGCCAATCAGGTACCCATCTTTTAAACAAGGTGAATTTCTCATACAATTTCAAGCTTACAAATTCTTCCATAATTCATGGGGTCCTAATTCATGCCTTTCCATACAATTTCAACATTACACCCGGTGCGATTACCATACCTACAAATGCCCAAAAGTAATTGCAAATGGGTATTTGTGCTTGATCTTCAAGCTTCCTAACCTTTTTCTTCAACATCCTAAGCTCAATAGCTAGCTCTCTGTCATTGCGTGCTTCGCCCTCTGCCTCTTCTTCCGGAGCTCGTGCTGCGGCCACTTCCATTCGTGGCAGCATGGGCAACCATTCTCCATGCTCTTCTTACAGTTCATTCATCAGAGTCTTGGCCAGAGCATCGACCCAAAGAAAGAAACATTTCACCTACATGAACGCCAAACAGATCAACCAATTGCTCAAAGATCCCAACCACGAAAATGGTGCAATTGCCCCGATTCTTACCCCATTCTCGTCGCACACGTAGAACAGACGATTATGGTTCTTCGGTGTGTGAGAAACCCTCCGATCAATGCCTGCCCGACACCGTGGACAGACGAAGATCGACATCTCCACACACGCCGGGCTCTGCATCCGCGAGGTTGCGCGGGAGCTTGAAGAAGACATCGAGCTCGGAGCCGAAGGGGATCTcaacgccgccgcgccctccataGCTGTCTTCCCACCGTCGCTCTCTCTCTGTCGCTGTGGCCAccgccgctctctctctctctctcgtcgtgGCCACCGCCGCGCTCTCTCTGTCGCCGTGGTCACCGCCGCGCTCTCTCTGTCGTCGTGGTCACCGCCGCGCTCTCTGTCGCCCACTTATATCGCACACCCGCAACGGCTCTCTGCTCAACGACTATTTGCTGGGTCCCACAAGTCTAGCGCGTCTCTGCCGCCTGGTCCCACCTGTAAGGGCTGAGTCAAAAGGTTGACCTGACGGAGACGACAATTTTCATGGAACGAGTCGGTACGGACAGACTAGGAGCAAAATTGAGCACGATTCGCAACTGATGGCAAAACTGAACACAGAGACATCAGTGAGGACAAAAGGATAATTAACCCTTACAAATAAGGTCAAAACAGTGATTTTGTTCCGGCTACctatctcttgcttgcgtcggtcggTCGACGCCTAGCGTCGTCCATAGTAAACAAAGGATTGGACAACATAGCGTGCAGATGCATGTGACTACCAGATCATCACATGGAGTGGTCAAACAGGGACGTGGCTAAGCCTTGCTTCTCTGACAAACAACTGCCCCCCATCACCCGAATCTCCAAATGAGATCAACTAGATAATTCCTTAATCGACTATTTTAGTTCTTCGTCGGTCTAAAGCTCCATGTGTGGATCccgcaaaaacaaaaacaaaaaaaactccaTGTGTggatgcgtgtgtgtgtgtggagcaAGTGCTAGTACACACAAAATGCTACTAGTACTGCTTGCTTTCATTTCATCGAAGGATTTAAAttggaggaggggaggagctcATTTTTGGACAAAATTTATCATAAAATTCACAGTTGCCAACTCCAGGGGCTAAATTGCGTATTGCCCGACAATAAATTTGGGTGGGCAGACCATCGCCGTCCGCCGCCGGTTCAACGGCGGCGGAGCACATGCCCTTCTCCCTGCGCCGCCTCCTCCGTCTCATCCGCGAGCTCATGACCCTGCCCGCCGCGGACGACGCCGCCGCCTCCGAAGGCGAGCGGCGCGACTGGGAGCCGCCGTTCGACGCTTCCAGGCCGGCGCCGCCCATCTCCTACCCCATCACCGACCTCTCCGCGCTCGCCTCCCGCTCCTACCTCTCCGAGGCCTCCAACTTCCACCTCCCCTTCAACCGCGCCTCCACGCCGCTCCCCTCTCCCGGGGCGCCGCTCCCGCcgcggcgccgcctcctcgtctgCCACGACTTCCAGGGCGGCTACCGCGACGACGCCGCGCCGCAGGGCGGGGCCGACCCCGATGCCTACGCGCTCTGGCATTGGCACCTCGTGGACGTCTTCGTCTACTTCTCCCACTACCTCGTCACCCTCCCGCCGCCATGCTGGACCAACGCCGCGCACCTCCACGGCGTCAAGGTTCGTTTGCTTGCCTCCACGCACGGTCTCGCCGGCATCCTTCCTGCTTGCTTCTTGGCTTCGCTCAAGCGGTCGTTTAACAGGGTTTGCTTTACCGGTTTTTGAGCAAAGGTTTTGGGAACGTTCATCACGGAGTGGGATAAAGGCGCAGAAATCTGCAGGGAGATGTTTGCAACACAGGATTCCGCGCAGATGTATGCCGAGAGGCTTGCAGAGCTGGCTGCTACCTTAGGCTTTGATGGCTGGCTGGTAATCCTTATATGCTACAGCGTATATTGTAATTTCTGAAACGATACAGTACTTGGTGAAAAAACGATATACATTTTTTTAACAACATGATCCCCATGCAAATTGGATTTGAGGAACCTGATCTTCATTTTGTGACTAAATCGGACAACCACTGAGTAATTTATTCGCCATAAGAATTTTATCTGGACGTCTATGCTGCCGTTCTTGGAGATATGACTGTTGCTGATGCTGAATTATCTTTCAGATCAATATTGAGGTTAAGCTCGACATTCAGTTCATCAATAACCTGAAAGAGTTTGTCAGTCATCTAACCAAGAGAATGCATGCTGCTGTTCCTGGATCTTTAGTCATATGGTATTTCCTACTGCGCAAGCATTAATGGTTTTAGTTGTGAAACTTGTTTTATGAACTATTGGCGTCTGACATTGCCCTACTACAGGTATGATGCAATTACTGTGAGGGGCGATCTCGATTGGCAGGATAAGCTCAACGAGTATAACAAGCCATTCTTTGATTTGTGTGATGGCTTATTTGCCAATTATACATGGAAGGTAACCCTCTTTTCCTTTTCTGGtcccccacaatacctcctcaatGATTACCTGAAAAAACTGGAATCATTTTGGTAGGAAAAATATCCACGAGATTCAGCTGCAACTGCTGGTGACCGGAAGTATGATGTGTACATGGGTATTGATGTTTTCGGCCGAAATACTTTCGGTGGTGGGCAATGGAATGTATGTGAAATCTTTTCTCTGTTTGGTTCAACTCATGATTCTTGCTGCAGTGTATTGCATTCCTTCCTGTCTGTACTCTGCTTCGAAACTGACAACTAAATTAGTAAGGTCTTATGAGTGTAACTCAACGATTGTCCTGCATATATTGAGTATTAAATAGATACACACTCCAATGCTCGAGTGTTGTAAAACGTGCTGACTATACAACATTTATTGAATACAACAGTAATGTATTAGATCAGCCCTTCTAACTATTTTGTCCGAATGTAAATGCATTCTATTAAACTGTCAACTGTCTATTTTGCTAGACAAATGTTGCCCTTGATCTACTTAAAAAAGATGATGTCTCAACTGCGATATTTGCTCCTGGATGGATATATGAAACTAAGCAACCACCTGACTTTCAGAGTGCACAAAATCGGTAATGTACTGCTAACACTCTCCTAAGTTCTGCCATACTTCTTGAAAATATTCACCCAGTAATAGTGCAGCTGGTGGGGCCTCGTTGAAAAATCATGGGACGTTCTTCGGAGCTATCCGAAACGATTACCTTTCTACTCAGATTTTGATCAGGTACATCTCCAGCGATTATTATTGTGACACTAATTATCTAAACATTTTTATTAATTATACTGGGTGCAGAAGTCAGTACATACACATGCTCAGAATATAATTAATGATAGAATCTGCAGCTTAGGGATGTCATATGATGTAGAAGCTGTTTACAGAACCTCTAAGCCCAGGAATGATGATACAGTGATTCTCGATGCTAATTTTTTAGAATGAAGAGCTATTTAAACCTTGCCATGTTCTAGTAGTAGTTCCTAAGTGCTCATATCTTCAATTGTACCTGTTCAGCAGGTGTAGTTATAGGCTTATAGCCATGTCTCATATACTACGGTGTGGTAATATGTATACTACTTTATCACTGTGAGTATATATTTACATGGCCAAGTATCTATGTGGTATTAGCACAATGTGGAATGATttgatatgcaacaattgatgctTAACAGTGAGTATAACTAGTGGATAGTATATGAGTTACttaatgtttttttttcttcgtaTCATATATACATAGTTGCAATTTCTCTATCCAATTGTCAAAATTTCtccattttatattttttatattaaTTGGCTTTAAACTTTTGATTTCCTCCAGGGTCATGGTTACCAGGTATCTTCTGAAGGTCAACAAGTCTCACGTGATCCATGGAACAATATTTCCTGCCAAAGTTTTCAGGTACTATACTGCCAACAGATCCTCTTGGATCATGTCTTTTATGTATATTGTTCACACTCTACACCTTGACACAAAGTGATGTATCTTAAAAGCACCGTATACATGCTGTCTTGCGTGGTTTGAATTGAAATTTCCTACCTGACTGATAACATTGATCATCTAGCACTTCTTTTTCTGCACCTCTATGAAATATGATATGTTACCAGAAAAGGTTTAAACTGCAGGGGtgaaactatgtttgaaaaatgtCATTGCCATGCCTGCCTCTAAAAATTGTTGCTTTCTTTTTAAAGGATTTAAAGGTGACTTTGTCGACCCATCCTGAACTAACCTGTCATGATGGCCCCATTTTGACCAGCCTATGCTTAAGTACACTGGAGATGAAGTTCAACCACCAGTACAAACTTCTATCAAGTAAGCTCACCATTAAGTTTAGCTAAAAATTATGTGGGCTTTACATTCTTATTATTTTCCATTTCTTATGCTAGAACTAGAAAGGTGTACTGTGCTGGACAAGCAGACTGGCTGTTTGTTATTTTATATTGTGCTAATTGAACTTGTGCTTCCTTTAAGTGTCTTATCACCGAGCAAGccatttttattttccttctacATGGCATATTATTACTTCTACAGGCTTTTCCAATTTATAACCATATTTTCGCTGGTTGCTACATAGTTTCAGGGATGAGCCGTACAGTGGAGGGGATTGTGTGACAGTCCAAGGAAGTCTCAGGCAGAACGCAATTTTCTCAGAGCAGCTTTTTAATGGAGGACTTTCCATGGAAGATGGATATGTACATGTGTTTTATTCGGTGAGAAAATATATTCCACTCGTTATGCCATTTTAACTATCTTCCAACTGATCATTGAGCATAGTCACTGCATGCTCTGTGGAACCTTCACTTCATTCCCAATCACACTGCAGAAACGTTTCTTGTTATTTGTTACTAACATTGACAAGAGGTATCTTAAGTGCCAAGCAAAAGTATGTCCATGATAACACTACATGCACAACCTTACCTTACTGCTCTGCTTTTTCTATACGCCTTATTCTTCTCAGCAAAATGTTATAGTTCCTTCGTGGTGATTGATTCAGGTCAAAGCTGATGCAAACTGTGACATAGGATTATCCCTGGACTTGTCATCCAAAAACAAGGGGAATACCTCCATTCTCATTGCAGAGGACATATCGACATTCAGTAGAAAGAAACACCATCACTTGTACGGCTCATATGTTCGATCTGATAAGGTCGAGTCACAAGCTCCCGATAACCAAAACTGGGTCCTCTACCGAGCAACTGTCCAGTCCAGTGCCAGCTACACATTAACTGGAATCAACATTGTCTGCACATTGAAAACCACTGGCAAAATCGATTCAGAAGCAGAGGAAGATGGAAGCTCAGAGGAAGATGCAGATAGATCGTCGCCTTACCATGCATCCGTAGGCCACATAAGCATCCGGAACATGGACGAAAACACACAGTTCCCTTCAGCAGAATCGTGGGTGACAGAAGGCAATTACATCTCTTGGTCAAATAACTCCAACACATCTAAGCTTCTTAGTCTGAAAATTAGCTGGAAGCTGAATCCGGGTCATCAAGCATCATTCATGAAGTACAACATATATGTAGAGAAGCTAACTGCGGATTCAAATGCCAAGGCTTCCAGGAGTTTTCTTGGTGTCGCAAGCGTTGAAGCCTTCTATGTGTCAGACCTTCAGGTTCCCAACGAAGTCGCCAGCCTGAAATTTATCATTCAAGCGTGTGGGCGGGATGGCAGCCGCCAAGAACTCGAGGAATGTCCAAAGTTGTTTTTGGTGCCAGTTGACACTGGCGTGTAACCTTGATATACATACAATTACAATGCAACGATTCGTTCCATTACCATATTTCATTTTATACCCTGATGAAGGAAAGAAGAAAGAAATAAAGTGATTGGGTTGGTATGAGAAGCTGCTGAGAAGTTGATTGCGGTCCTATTTATTTGAACTGTCTCTTTGATATTACCAGTATGCTGGTTGCTTACTACACAAACATTGCTTAGTGCTGTTACTTGTGGAAAAAGCAATCTTTGATGCTTAGAAAATGCGCAAGCTCTTTGAGGTTCACTTCAACTCAAAAAAATCCATATACTGCCTACTTGTAGAGTACGATGCTTGTATTCTACAACCGCTAACCACGATCATCAGAGAGGGATGCAGCCTATGGACTCCAAAATAGGCTCCTCTGGTTTATTCATGTACCTCCTTTTCAGaccatccatggtcatcattttgTTATGAGATATAGTACTAGCCATAGGAAAATCTCAACTTCTGAAGGGAGTTGTATTTCCTATATGGAAGAGGTAATGACTCGAGCCACTCCCCTGtgattactactccctccgttcctaaatataagaccttttagatatttcaatataaataacatacggatgtatatagacgtattttagagcgTACATTCACTTGCTTCATATGTAGTCCATAttaaaatctttaaaaggtcttatatttaagaacggagggagtaattttcTACAGAGCTGGTTGAGTAAACCCTGCTGTTGGTATATTGCTCGATCTTTCAGGACGGCCATGTCATTGGCCTGTTTAATGCTGGTGGCAAGAAAATCCAAAAATTGGTATTGGTGCATTGCAGAGACTTTCAGCTAAACTAATTTATCAACATTCTGGAGAGGCTCTGTTATTGTCAGTAGAAAAAGGTGGAGGATACAATCTTCAGTATATATGATCACAACACTGCACGAAAAAAATataattacattgtcttcctgtgTCTTACAAATGGCAGCATAAATACAGCAAGTATATCAAAGGAAACCACGGTAAGTTGGTGGAACAGCAGGCAAATTTAACTGTACAAATCATCTTCTTCAGCTGCCGTGGCAGCGGACGCGAAAGGATCGGCCGCGGCTGTAGCGCCCCCCACCGGCCGATCAGGGAATCGGAACTCGGTGCCGAAACCACGGGACTGCTGCAGCGTCTGAGCAAAGGCCTGGTATTTGCGAATATCAGCATCGCTCACACTCCGGCGTGCATACCTCATGCTCTCCTCCAAGTGAGCAGCCCTGATCTCATCGACCTCGTCTTCCTCCATGGCTTCAGGGTTGTCCTTCCGCCGCCTCTCCTTTTCCATGTCCTTCTCAATGTTCTCTCTGATGGCATATTTGCACGCACGCTGACAGATCTCCGTGATGTCTGCGCCGCTGAACCCCTGCGTGTATTTGGCGAGCGCATTCAAGTCAACATCCTTGGCCACAGGAGACTTCCTGAGGCAGGCCCTGAAGATCTGGAGCCTGGATTCAACGTCAGGCAGAGGAATGTAGATAAGCTGATCAAGGCGCCCAGGCCGAAGCAAGGCAGGGTCTATGATGTCTGGCCTGTTGGTGGCGCCGATGATGAACACGGTTTTCTTGGCATTCATGCCGTCCATCTCGGTAAGAAGCTGATTCAGCACCCTATCGGCGGCACCTCCGGCATCGCCAACACTGCT encodes:
- the LOC123441223 gene encoding cytosolic endo-beta-N-acetylglucosaminidase 1-like, which codes for MPFSLRRLLRLIRELMTLPAADDAAASEGERRDWEPPFDASRPAPPISYPITDLSALASRSYLSEASNFHLPFNRASTPLPSPGAPLPPRRRLLVCHDFQGGYRDDAAPQGGADPDAYALWHWHLVDVFVYFSHYLVTLPPPCWTNAAHLHGVKVLGTFITEWDKGAEICREMFATQDSAQMYAERLAELAATLGFDGWLINIEVKLDIQFINNLKEFVSHLTKRMHAAVPGSLVIWYDAITVRGDLDWQDKLNEYNKPFFDLCDGLFANYTWKEKYPRDSAATAGDRKYDVYMGIDVFGRNTFGGGQWNTNVALDLLKKDDVSTAIFAPGWIYETKQPPDFQSAQNRWWGLVEKSWDVLRSYPKRLPFYSDFDQGHGYQVSSEGQQVSRDPWNNISCQSFQPMLKYTGDEVQPPVQTSINFRDEPYSGGDCVTVQGSLRQNAIFSEQLFNGGLSMEDGYVHVFYSVKADANCDIGLSLDLSSKNKGNTSILIAEDISTFSRKKHHHLYGSYVRSDKVESQAPDNQNWVLYRATVQSSASYTLTGINIVCTLKTTGKIDSEAEEDGSSEEDADRSSPYHASVGHISIRNMDENTQFPSAESWVTEGNYISWSNNSNTSKLLSLKISWKLNPGHQASFMKYNIYVEKLTADSNAKASRSFLGVASVEAFYVSDLQVPNEVASLKFIIQACGRDGSRQELEECPKLFLVPVDTGV